The following DNA comes from Triticum aestivum cultivar Chinese Spring chromosome 3D, IWGSC CS RefSeq v2.1, whole genome shotgun sequence.
TGCGGGTGTCGGACCAGCAGATGCACCCCGACCAGTACTCCACCTGGCTGCACCTGCAGTGGGAGCCGCCCGAGTTCGCGCGCTCGCCGGGGAGCGCCTCGAGCAACGTCGCCATCGCGCTCACCCGGCTCGGCGGCCGCGCCGCGGTGCTTGGCAAGGTCGGCGACGACGACTTCGGCCACGAGCTCGTGTACCGCATGAACCGCGAGCGGGTGCAGACCCGCGCCATCAGGTTTGACGGCGCCGCGTCCACAGCCATCGCCCGGATGAAGGTGGCGTTCCAGGACAGAGAGGACGGCGAGGGCGGGACATGTCTGGTGGCCGAGACGGTGAAGAGCTCTGCCGAGGACTCGCTCCACAAGGACGAGATCAATGCAGATGTGCTGAAAGAGGTGAGTGCGTGTTCTTTGTGGTAAAAGATTTAGTTTGATGCCGTCTCCATAGGCGAGAAACTGCATTATATACCATATTTGTTATAAGCACAGAATGAATTTCAGATCTAATATGTGATAATTGCACAGGCGAAAATGTTGCATTTCAATTCTGAAGTACTGCTGACGCCGTCAATGCACGACACGCTCTTCAGAACCATTGAGCTGTCCAAGAAATTTGGAAGCAAGATATTCTTTGATCTCAATTTGCCATTGCCTTTGTGGAGGTCAAGGGATGAGACAAAAGAGTTCATAAATAGGGCATGGAAGGAGGCTGATATCATAGAGGTGTCAAGGGATGAGCTTGAATTCCTCCTCGATCACAAGTATTACGAATATAAGCGAGCCACCCCGCCTCAGTATTATTTGGATGGGTTCCATCTAACAAGGAACTGGCCACAGTACTACCACTATACCCCTGAAGAAATTGCTCCGATTTGGCATGATGGAATAAAACTCTTGCTGGTGACCTATGGAACACTTCGTATCCACTACTACACACCCAAGTTTCATGGCTGTGTGGTTGGAACGGAGGATGCACTCATAACTCCGACCACAACTGACCGGACAGGTTCTGGTGATGCTATTGTTGCTGCTGCTATTAGGAAGTTGACAACTTGCCCTGAGATGTATGAGGACCAGGATACATTGGAGAGGGAGCTCAGATTTGCTGTTGCTGCTGGTATCATTTCGCAGTGGACTATTGGTGCCGTGCGAGGGTTCCCCACTGAAAGTGCTACCCAGAACTTGAAGGAGCAAGTATATGTGCCTTCTATGTGGTGATTGGTGAACTAGTAAATCATTTCTGATGAAGGAGGCAGAAACTTATTTTGCGAGCGTGGTTCATGAGTGGTGCAGCAGAAGTGAACAGGGATACTATTTTACCACAAAAGTTGACAGGTACCTTTGTCTACCAGTTTATCAGATATTATTTTATCATCCAATTTCTATCATAACAAATGTAAACTTCAGTAGGAAAATGTGCCTGTCAAGAAAGACTTATATTGCCTGGTGATTTTTTATTGTATATCAAATACATAGTGATGCCTTATATGCTACTGTTAAAGCCACCTCTTTTTTACTTTTTTATGTTTAATGCCTACCCACTAAGCATAACTGATATGCCACACAGCAAGCCACAGAGGAATATAGAAGTTTAATGCGAGGAACTACCTGCAATATATCTGATGATAGACAAAAAATGCTACAACAGAATTCAATCATTTCAATAGCAGCTAAAGGAAAGAATACATCAAATGAAGTAATGAACAAGGTTattttcttcttattattattcatCACTTGCCGGTTACAACTTGGTCTGTAGCTGATAAATATTGCATATACACAAATCCATCCTGAATAAAGTCGATACTTCCTAAATGAATACAAAATTTTAAAAAAGAGAGCAAAGACTGTACATTCACAGTATAAACGAAGTACAAACATGTATCGAAAGTCTTCTGTCTTGCTAATCCTATCCTCTGTTGTACATATGTCCTCTGAAACTACTCGAAATCTCTTTGTCTTCCGATCCATCGTACACTTGAATAACCAATTTGTTGAAAATGCACTTCTCGGAGGACAATTAGTGAACCTCTCTTTCCCACCTCCATATGCAAGAACGAGTATTGCATACATAGTCTGGAAAATAATCTGTGGTATGTTGCTGTCAGATTACTAGGAGTTGCACTATTTGGTTTATCTCAATCATCCTAAGAGATGTCTACCTATTTCCATTTCACATCTCACATGCAGCGAAGAGGGCTGAAATATCCCCAGTCCCCACCTCTTTAGAGTAAGTCCATGTCGCTAAATCCTTTGTGTTTTTTTGCACAAGCACCCTGGGAGAGGATTTGCATAAAAATGCTCCTCTTGCCTGGGACTTTGACCAGACAACCTCTGATATGGACCTCCAAGTCTGTTTTCATGATGTGTTTTCACTTTGCTTTGAAAGTCGTTCCAAGTAATTGTACCCTCATCAAGCTTGTCAATGAGCTCCACAAGCTTCTGCCTGTAAACAGTTAAAGAATTAGCACTTAGAGTTGAGA
Coding sequences within:
- the LOC123079770 gene encoding fructokinase-like 1, chloroplastic, whose translation is MAMAAASPFLLLQPLAPKAHRPFGPLHPSLLRTRLLRCSPNGGAAPEPPPKPTPRRGRKKASEPGSSPPKAKATRRKTKKAGQDSDSEGEEEPAAKPKTRRTKKSPKQEAKKQEEEEEEAHAEEPRSAAREEDAGSDGDDGADLPYEWPPLVCCFGAPRWEFVPTVRVSDQQMHPDQYSTWLHLQWEPPEFARSPGSASSNVAIALTRLGGRAAVLGKVGDDDFGHELVYRMNRERVQTRAIRFDGAASTAIARMKVAFQDREDGEGGTCLVAETVKSSAEDSLHKDEINADVLKEAKMLHFNSEVLLTPSMHDTLFRTIELSKKFGSKIFFDLNLPLPLWRSRDETKEFINRAWKEADIIEVSRDELEFLLDHKYYEYKRATPPQYYLDGFHLTRNWPQYYHYTPEEIAPIWHDGIKLLLVTYGTLRIHYYTPKFHGCVVGTEDALITPTTTDRTGSGDAIVAAAIRKLTTCPEMYEDQDTLERELRFAVAAGIISQWTIGAVRGFPTESATQNLKEQVYVPSMW